The following DNA comes from Methylophilus sp. 5.
AGAAGGCGAATTCAAAGTGACTCCACAAGGTGGCGACACAGTAACAATCAAGGCTGGTGACTATGTTGAGTTTCCAAAAGGCCTGAAATCCCAGTGGGAAGTGGTTAAACAATTGAAAAAACACTACAAACATTTCTAATTGATTTGTTTTAGCCAGTATTCAATAAAAAACCCTGCCTTGCAGGGTTTTTTGTTTTTGGCCCGCGGGATATTCTCAGCGGCCATCTGTTTACAGCCCTCATCATTAAACTTTGCAACATATGCACAGGCTGTAAAGCGAATTCTGAATTGTGCTCTAGCCAAGTGGTTGATATTAAAATACAATCTCACCCTGATTGAAAAATCAAACGCCTTGGGGTGGCTATAACGCCTGAGATCTCGCACACGCGGGAAACCCAATGAACCTGACCCAGATAATGCTGGCGTAGGGACAGGCAGAGCATCTACAACGCAA
Coding sequences within:
- a CDS encoding cupin domain-containing protein, yielding MTQIIIDHNPSEEKLKELGVKSWNTWDCAPSKFPLDFTATEKAYVLEGEFKVTPQGGDTVTIKAGDYVEFPKGLKSQWEVVKQLKKHYKHF